A region of Halorhabdus rudnickae DNA encodes the following proteins:
- a CDS encoding BMP family lipoprotein: protein MSQNYDRRSVIKGIAVGGIGVSLAGCSGNGSDTTEPSGNGDNGGSNDGSTENTDTGGSSGGDAHQVGMVYSTGGLGDNSFNDMAHRGIQTATEEYNLKFQNAEPESPSEFSTFQRQFATSSSPEYDQIFAIGFSQKSALQEVAPDFPDLKFTFVDATTDLDNVANYVFKEHEGSFQAGILAGMLTSQEFSAGPSQTDPDSNTIGFVGGKETRLIKKFEAGYRFGAKQVNENVKINVAYSGSWSEPSTGQSIANSMIDDGADVLYHAAGGTGVGVLQAAYERGAFGIGVDARQSETLTEYNGAILGSMVKQVDEAVITSVGNAINGEFRGGETTTLGLAEEGIALLYGTEIGDQIPQEIKDEIEAQSQTVIDGDVTVPSHPDDL, encoded by the coding sequence ATGTCACAAAACTACGATCGGCGGTCAGTAATCAAGGGGATTGCGGTCGGCGGGATCGGTGTCTCGCTGGCAGGCTGTTCAGGAAACGGTAGCGATACAACCGAACCATCGGGTAACGGCGACAACGGCGGCAGCAACGACGGCAGCACCGAAAACACCGATACGGGCGGGTCCTCGGGCGGGGACGCCCACCAGGTCGGAATGGTGTACTCGACTGGTGGCCTGGGTGACAATTCCTTCAACGACATGGCCCACCGGGGTATCCAGACGGCCACGGAAGAGTACAACCTCAAGTTCCAGAACGCTGAACCGGAGTCTCCGAGCGAGTTCAGCACGTTCCAGCGACAGTTTGCGACCTCGTCGAGTCCGGAATACGACCAGATCTTCGCGATCGGGTTTTCCCAGAAGAGCGCCCTCCAGGAAGTCGCACCGGACTTCCCGGACCTGAAGTTCACGTTCGTCGACGCGACGACCGACCTGGACAACGTCGCGAACTATGTGTTCAAGGAGCACGAAGGTTCGTTCCAGGCTGGCATTCTTGCCGGAATGTTGACGAGCCAAGAGTTCTCCGCCGGCCCGAGTCAAACGGACCCAGACTCGAACACGATCGGGTTCGTTGGCGGGAAAGAAACGAGGCTAATCAAGAAGTTCGAGGCTGGCTACCGATTCGGTGCAAAGCAAGTCAACGAGAACGTCAAGATCAACGTGGCGTACTCCGGTTCCTGGAGTGAACCGAGTACCGGTCAGTCGATCGCCAACTCGATGATCGACGACGGCGCAGACGTCCTCTACCACGCCGCAGGTGGGACCGGTGTCGGCGTCCTCCAGGCCGCCTACGAGCGCGGTGCCTTCGGGATCGGCGTCGACGCCCGCCAGTCCGAGACGCTCACGGAATACAACGGGGCGATCCTCGGAAGCATGGTCAAACAGGTCGACGAGGCAGTCATCACTTCGGTCGGCAACGCGATCAACGGAGAATTCCGCGGCGGCGAGACCACGACACTCGGACTCGCAGAAGAGGGTATCGCGCTGCTGTATGGCACGGAGATCGGCGACCAGATCCCACAGGAGATCAAAGACGAGATCGAGGCCCAGAGTCAGACTGTCATCGATGGCGACGTGACGGTTCCGTCTCATCCTGACGACCTCTGA
- a CDS encoding nucleoside phosphorylase, whose protein sequence is MPGDSEDPNETEQYHLAVAPEDVAETVLLPGNPERIEKIVRFWDEHEEKAHHREYRTVTGTYDEAPISVTSTGIGGPGAAIAVEELARVGVDTFIRVGSCGSIREEVSVGDLVITTGAVRQEGTSKEYVREDYPATADHEVVSALAAAAERLDYNYHLGTTLSADSFYPGQGRPGFEDFEAPGSDRLVEDLREVNVTNIEMEASAILTIANVYGLRAGAVCAVYANRVTGEFRTESDQRASEVASLATKLLARMDEVKAEAGVDHWHPGLEL, encoded by the coding sequence ATGCCTGGAGACAGTGAAGATCCAAACGAAACCGAACAGTATCACCTCGCCGTGGCCCCCGAGGACGTGGCGGAGACAGTCTTGCTCCCTGGGAACCCGGAGCGCATCGAGAAGATCGTGCGGTTCTGGGACGAGCACGAGGAGAAGGCCCACCACCGCGAGTACCGAACCGTCACAGGAACCTACGATGAGGCCCCGATCTCCGTGACTTCGACCGGGATCGGTGGTCCCGGTGCGGCCATTGCGGTCGAGGAACTCGCCCGCGTCGGCGTGGACACGTTCATCCGCGTCGGTTCGTGTGGCTCGATCCGTGAGGAGGTTTCCGTCGGCGACCTCGTGATCACGACCGGCGCGGTCCGCCAGGAAGGGACCAGCAAGGAGTACGTCCGAGAGGACTATCCCGCGACTGCCGACCACGAAGTCGTCTCCGCGCTCGCGGCCGCGGCCGAACGCCTCGACTACAACTACCACCTCGGCACGACCCTGAGCGCGGACAGTTTCTATCCCGGTCAGGGTCGCCCCGGTTTCGAAGACTTCGAGGCTCCCGGCTCGGATCGGCTCGTCGAGGATCTCCGGGAGGTCAACGTCACGAACATCGAGATGGAGGCGAGTGCAATCTTGACGATTGCCAACGTCTACGGCCTGCGGGCGGGCGCGGTCTGTGCCGTCTACGCCAATCGCGTGACCGGCGAGTTCCGGACCGAGAGCGACCAGCGCGCCTCGGAAGTCGCCTCCCTGGCCACGAAGCTCCTCGCGCGTATGGACGAAGTAAAGGCCGAGGCCGGCGTCGACCACTGGCACCCAGGCCTGGAACTGTAA
- a CDS encoding phosphomannomutase — protein MDLFGTTGIRGPVAEKVTPELALSVGRAAGEFGEQFVIARDGRQTGVAIAAALEAGLESAGADVVRAGMLPTPALAFASRGRHGVMITASHNPSADNGIKFFVDGEEYTTADEERIEQGVADELAPADWSEWGRQTHEEPLAGYLDAVVEYASEHGEELDGMTIAVDAGNGVAALGTPDVLRRLGATVHTLHANVDGHFPGRPSKPTPENITDLTQYVRERDAVDLGIAHDGDGDRIVVVDEAGSIVHEDTILAVLSSYFVEHSDAADPVVMTTPNVSGRVDEQVRAAGGRVERTALGLLHEGIAEAEAEGQETAVAFAGEPWKCIHPELGIWTDGIATAAVLARLIAAEGLDTLLAPVTERPLEKKPVDCPEAAKADAMDRLETALPEQFPDGDVSLEYGVRIELPDASWFLVRPSGTEPYIRVYAESDDAKALLADVRSTVKDAVDAAA, from the coding sequence ATGGATCTATTCGGGACGACGGGAATCAGAGGTCCAGTCGCCGAGAAGGTCACCCCTGAACTCGCGCTGTCGGTCGGACGCGCGGCCGGCGAGTTCGGCGAGCAGTTCGTGATCGCTCGTGACGGTCGCCAGACCGGTGTCGCCATCGCAGCCGCGCTCGAAGCGGGCTTGGAGAGTGCCGGGGCGGACGTCGTGCGAGCCGGCATGCTGCCGACGCCGGCACTGGCGTTCGCATCCCGCGGTCGGCACGGCGTGATGATCACAGCGAGTCACAACCCTTCGGCCGACAACGGGATCAAGTTCTTCGTCGACGGCGAGGAGTACACGACCGCCGACGAGGAGCGTATCGAACAGGGTGTCGCGGACGAACTCGCCCCGGCAGACTGGAGCGAATGGGGGCGACAGACCCACGAGGAACCGCTGGCTGGCTACCTCGATGCTGTCGTTGAGTACGCCAGCGAGCACGGCGAGGAACTCGATGGCATGACGATTGCTGTCGACGCCGGTAACGGCGTCGCCGCACTCGGGACTCCGGACGTTCTTCGCCGACTCGGCGCCACGGTACACACGCTTCACGCCAACGTCGACGGCCACTTCCCCGGCCGGCCGAGCAAGCCAACGCCAGAGAACATCACCGACCTGACCCAGTACGTCCGCGAGCGGGACGCAGTCGACCTCGGCATCGCTCACGACGGGGACGGCGACCGGATCGTCGTCGTCGACGAAGCAGGATCGATCGTGCACGAGGATACGATTCTCGCCGTGCTCTCGTCGTACTTCGTCGAGCACAGCGACGCCGCGGATCCGGTCGTGATGACGACGCCGAACGTCTCGGGCCGCGTCGACGAGCAGGTCCGAGCGGCTGGCGGTCGCGTCGAGCGGACCGCACTGGGACTGCTCCACGAGGGGATCGCCGAGGCCGAGGCCGAAGGCCAGGAGACGGCCGTCGCCTTCGCCGGTGAACCCTGGAAGTGTATCCACCCCGAACTAGGGATCTGGACCGACGGCATCGCGACCGCGGCCGTCCTGGCCCGGCTGATCGCCGCCGAAGGGCTAGACACGTTGCTTGCGCCCGTCACCGAACGACCGCTTGAGAAGAAGCCGGTCGACTGTCCTGAGGCGGCGAAAGCCGACGCCATGGATCGTCTCGAGACCGCTCTCCCCGAGCAGTTCCCGGATGGAGACGTCTCTCTCGAATACGGCGTCCGGATCGAACTCCCGGACGCGTCGTGGTTCCTCGTCCGGCCCAGTGGGACCGAGCCGTACATCCGCGTCTACGCCGAAAGCGATGACGCAAAAGCGCTCTTAGCGGACGTGCGGTCGACAGTCAAAGACGCCGTCGACGCAGCTGCTTGA
- a CDS encoding universal stress protein: MGKHILVPLDGSEQAHEACDFAMAEFPEADLTLLHVINPADAGYSVQASIPTFSEEWYERQKEEAQNRFEEIEAEARERGIEVEGVIEVGKPTHVIVEHAQEHDVDQIVMGSHGRSGVSRILLGSVAETVVRRSPVPVTVIR, from the coding sequence ATGGGCAAGCATATCCTGGTCCCGCTCGACGGCAGCGAACAGGCCCACGAGGCCTGTGACTTCGCGATGGCGGAGTTCCCCGAAGCCGATCTGACGCTACTGCACGTGATCAACCCCGCAGACGCGGGCTACAGCGTCCAAGCCTCGATTCCGACGTTCTCCGAAGAGTGGTACGAACGCCAGAAAGAAGAAGCCCAGAACCGCTTCGAGGAGATCGAGGCCGAAGCCCGCGAGCGTGGGATCGAGGTCGAAGGCGTCATCGAGGTGGGCAAACCCACGCACGTCATCGTCGAACATGCCCAGGAGCACGATGTCGACCAGATCGTCATGGGAAGCCATGGCCGCTCGGGTGTCTCGCGAATTTTGTTAGGCAGCGTTGCCGAAACGGTGGTCCGGCGCTCGCCCGTTCCGGTGACAGTCATCAGATGA